A window of Glycine soja cultivar W05 chromosome 2, ASM419377v2, whole genome shotgun sequence genomic DNA:
attattattttcttatctttttatccacttaattatttttcgtTTTCGTTAATGTTTGAAGAGAGAATAATTAAGTATGAATATGTagagaaaaaatgattaatacatctaaaaatttaaaaaatagttttataaaaaagaacaaataaatttttgaaaatgataATTACTTAAACAAATGGATAGCTACTAATTTTATGTTAGTTTTTCTTCTATTAAGTGTCattggaattttgattgatttataTTAATTCACATTTTCCATGAAATTAGATACCAAATTttctttacaaattttttaaaataaaaacagtagATAAACAATCAACAATTTGaccatttaaaaaactatttactTGTTTCATTCACTACCAAAGTGAgtatttcacatttttataCCAACATTTCATTAATTAGGTGAGGCCACTTGTGTAGTTCGATcttcaaattaattgatattgcatcttaaaaatcatgtgtaattgttattattttcaaacaaCACTGTTGTAATTATTATGTGACTGAGAAAACATTGTAGGCAACTCATGATGATGAAATGTTTACTAAGCAGATGATCAGTTCTGAAATCCCCATGCTGATGTCAAAAGCATGTGAGATTTTCATTCAGGAGCTCACTTTTCGTGCTTGGATGCATGCTGAAAAGAACAACAAGAGTATTGTGCAGCCTTGTGACGTTGCCAAAGTTATCATGCAAACTGATACCATGAATTTCCTCACTGAGATTATTCCAAACAACCTCGGCGATTTCAGTGTTTTTGATGCCAAGGTATcttcattcttttcttcttctttcgttTCCAGTTACACCTTCCACATTCATTCAATGACTTCCTTAATTTACCATCTATGAGAGTGTATCAATATTAAGCTAAATAAAACTATCCTTGTGCTAGTTGTCACTCTGTTTGATAATTgctagtaatatatttttaacatacttttaattattaattaaaatttattaaaatgataaatttttttaggtcTCATAGCCTTACTCGTgatattttagttttcaaacAATTTTAACCAATAGTTAAAAGAAATGTGTTTGGGTGTGTTACAAGAAACTTGTTGGTTAAAATATAAGGCTTACTTATTATTGCAGGAAGAGAATATTGCAAACATTGCAGAAGAAAACGAAGTTTCTCTGTCTTTCACTGCTGGTTTTATGGGAAATCCTATGATGAAGATGGACAGTGTAAGTAAGAAGTAAATTGGATTTAATTATACACATATTTGGCACAATTAGAGGTGTAAAAAATGACTGGTCTAGTCAGGCCGGCCTAAACCCGCCCACTAAAATATAGGACTTACTTATTATTGCAGGAAGAGAATGCTGGAAACATTGTGGAAGGAAACCAAGCTAACTTACCTTACACCTCTGGTTTTATGGGAAATCCTATGAATATGATGAATATGGACAATGTAAGAATGAAGTAGATTGGACTTAATTTTATACATATGTGGCATAACCAAAGGTGGCAAAATAGGTTAGTCTAGTTGGGCCAGCGCGAACTTAATTGCCTACTAAAATATAGGAGCTTGCTTATTGTTGCAGGAATACAATGCAAATGGAAGCCAAGTTGCCTTGCCTTACACTGCTGGTTTTATGGGAAATCCAATGATGAATATGGGAAATGTACGTATGAAATAAATTGGACTTAATTTTATACATATGTAGCACAACTAGAGGTGACAAAACAAGTTGGTCTGGTTGAGTCGGCTTAAACCTTCCGAGTAAAATATAGGTTTTACTTATCATTGCAGGAAGAGAATGCTATAAACATTGCAGAAGGAAGTCAAGTTGCCCTGCCTTACAATGCTGATTTTGTGGGAAATCTTATGAATATGATGCAAATGGGCACTGTAAGAATGAAGTAGATTGgatttaattttatacatatgTGGCTAAACAAAGGTGACAAAATTGGTTGGTCTAGTTGGACTAGCCTGAACTTACCCGCTAAAATATAGTGTTTGCTTATTGTTGCAGGAAGACAATGCTGGAAACCTTGCAAATGGAAGCCAAGATGCCTTACCTTGCACTGCTGGTTTTATGGGAAATCCAATGATGAATATGGGCAGTGTAAGTATgaagtaaattgtatttaattttatacatatatgacATATAACTAGAGGTGGCAAAATAAGTTAGTCTAGTCGAGCCAACTTGAACATGTCCACTAAAATATAGGGCTTACTTATTATTACAGGAAGAGAATGTTAGAAACATTGCAGAAGGAAGTCAAGCTTCCATGCCTTACACTACTGGTTTTATGGGAAATCTTATGAATATGATGCAAATGGACAATGTGAGAATGAAGTAGATTGgatttaattttatacatatgTGCCATATAACTAGAGGTGACAAAATAGGTCAGCCTAGTACTCTAGTTGGGTCCACCCGAACTCACCTGCTAAAATATAAGGCTTACTTTTTGTTGCAGGAAGACTATGCTGGAAGCCAAGTTGCCCTGCCTTATCCTGGTTTTATGAAAAATTCTGCGATGAATATGGTTAGTGTAAGTATGAAGTAAATTGgatttaattttatacatatgTGGCATAACCAGAGAGGTGACAAAATGGATCGGTCTAGTCAGATGACTCGATACATCCACTAAGAtataaaatacttattattGTAGGAAGAGAATGTTGGAAACATTACAGAAGAAAGTCAAGTCGTCTTGCCTTACACTGATGGTTTTATGGAAAATCATATAGATATGATGAATATGAGCTATGTAAGTATGAAGTAAATTGAATATAAttcaacataaaaagaaaagaaaatttaattcatattttgTCCAAATGTGGCATAACTTTTtgtcatatattaaatttaaaccaGTCTGAGAAAATTGTTATTCTTACACGCTGAATGTGTTGACTAATTTACTGAAATTAATGAACTCTCCTTTTATTTACTTCAAAGGACTTGGAGGCAGGAAACCAACTGATTCCTCAACCAAACATGATGCAGCCACCCTTTATGCCTTCAGATCAATTGCCTTACAATTTTCAACCCAATGTAAGAGGGACATTGTTAACACTATATCATGGACCTAGTGTTTCTTATACAccaaattacaaaataacctttattttctttgtttcacATATCCATGACAATGTTAAGATCTATATTTTGTCATATTGCAGTGAACGTAGGGATGCATTTGCCGTTGCCGGGGGTGGATGAATGAAGCCATGGTGTGgtcaaaattaataaactatgtCTTCTCTTGTGGATCTGGAGCAACCGTTTACATCTATTATTAATTCCCATCAAATAATACCCCCACCCCCCTCCTTTTTTCAGTTCGGAATTTTGGAAAACTTTAGCCCATAAAATAATTGGTCACCTTTGTGTTTAACATTCTATATATTCTGTGCCTACCAAAGACCCTTTTGGAAAGgttgcatcaaattttaattttcaagatTTGTTATAAGTGATAACCTTTGCATAATTCACTCCATCATAACGCAGTTTAGCAATTATCATGAACGAAATTAGACCGTAGGGGATTTTAACTGGTTTATATTTGAGGTTTGGAGATTGCAtggattatatttatataactagataaaaattgaaaactacTTTGAAATTTTCAGACTCAACTGGagctaattaaaattaagtatgCATTGGATTCTGTACAATTTAGACAAAACACTAGTCATAGAAAAGTGTTCTCCTCAAAGTAATTAATGTTGCTTTTGTGTGAGCTTGGTTTATTGGCTTATGAACTTTACATGGCTTGCTCCCATTTTATACACATTTGTGTTAGCTGCGAGCTGCCCCTGCTCTGTTAAGTTCACCCACTACgcttaaaattaaacttcatattGTTCTGAGAAAATTTATCCAAGACACATGAAGTCTTAGAAAGCATTTCATACGGAAGTTGTTTGAGATGTTTCTAATTTTGATCGACTTCCAttgtaaattgatatttttgctACAATTGTTCTTATAGTTTGGCAGTAAAATATCAAATGAGGATGAACAACAAAAGTCTACAAATTTGGTTTCTTTGACTGcactttttatttgataaagcTGTGTTTTACCTCAATTACGTTGCTTCGTATGTCCCTGTTTGAATTATATATCGACGTCAATCATTCATGTCCCTATTTTTGCCTCGAGAAATTTCGAGCTACATATGTTAATTTGTTTGCAGCATGGCAGATCATGAACTATTTTTGGGCAATTTTGATGGTTGATATTTGATAACAATGACAagataattgattttgatatttacAAAAGAACAAATTTGTAACGAACCAGTCGGGGGTAACAAATTGACTTTGGGGACAGAACAAATTACATCCAATCACAAATTTTAATGCTaatatttaattcattaatttatttatttttaatatatgttgTTCTAATCttagtttatttattatctttaatgTTATGTTAATTGTTAATGCTTCTGTTCCTTTTTCCTCACTGtttattattagattttttttaattatgacctctttaattttttaaaatataaatttaatttgaatgcaaattttattgaattattatcCAATCATATATTCTTATgtatgatataattattaatttttgtaaaaattactttaaaattcatatttctAATTATTTGGCAATGTAGAAACCATTATACTAaccatatattaaaattaaacactcgaaaaaatatgataaatatttatcctGCAAATACTAAAATACTAGTTAACATTAAAgcttatttgtttaaaatttacaGAATTAATtgtcatgtttttatttatttaaaaacatacatctaataaaaaatatgtagttcagatattttttatagaatatatatatatatatatatccttcacaaattaattttaatatacagCTAATTcactttcaaattcaattgtttaAAAGTAActctatcaaaataaattttataaagcaCTAAAGTGGACAAATTAGGGACATTCGACCGCCCAAAATAAattggaaaagaaaattgaaaagtaaaaagaaattcaCGGAAAAGAAAAGAGCAAAAGCATCTCTCGCTTTATTGGTAAAAAGTGGAGAAATTTGGGAACCACGTTTTTAAAACGCAACGCAAGTATCCCCGATTGGTTCCCTGGTAAAGTGGTTCTTCACTTTCTTTGATTGGCACTCGTTCGCGTGGCATTTGAACAAATTCCTCAACTTTTTACGTCATATGTGAGAGTATAACGTAGGAGTTGGGTTGATATTTGCAAATAAATAATCACTCCAACacatgg
This region includes:
- the LOC114370134 gene encoding nuclear transcription factor Y subunit C-2-like, whose translation is MRVVSNRVPQNHQDREEEKLRSFWEKQLLNIQIAEAFKSQQKLPLARIRRMMKSEPGVQMISSEIPMLMSKACEIFIQELTFRAWMHAEKNNKSIVQPCDVAKVIMQTDTMNFLTEIIPNNLGDFSVFDAKVSSFFSSSFVSSYTFHIHSMTSLIYHL